The following proteins come from a genomic window of Nicotiana tomentosiformis chromosome 12, ASM39032v3, whole genome shotgun sequence:
- the LOC104092930 gene encoding aspartic proteinase CDR1-like: MALKITSNLFSSTLLIITFSFLISLITNLIYSSLRVDGAKTCTIGRGFSIDLIHPSSKLSPLVNHVASADLIPDAFGGSYLLNFSVGTPPQFQLAVADTGSGFIWIQCQPCQCYNQKFPIYAPTNSSTYEEQPCHSPKCSEFAHCEGGICTYYVDYVDKSSSSGEVATETLSLYSSSGEKISFPNILFGCGRNSRSTSRDPGLSGIVGLGFSSFSLVSQIASTFDQRFSFCFVPLAKLDVPSKLSFGDKVDVSGPGTHVTPLLVKPSRPSYYLTLIGLSIGNIRLELLNNSSTTFQVGNIIIDSGTTFTFLPTWLYNQLILVVRQAIHVEPVVDGGSSSTVLCYRALNSTDVPPITMHLLGADLPLSVENIMHPDPQGYQCLAFRPTENEAFFGSVTQTNFLVAYDLENMSVSFKATDCTNMA, encoded by the coding sequence ATGGCACTAAAAATTACTTCCAATCTCTTTTCTTCCACCCTTCTGATTAttactttttcctttttaatCTCACTTATCACTAATCTCATCTACTCTTCACTACGTGTAGATGGGGCCAAAACTTGTACGATTGGCCGTGGATTTAGCATCGACTTAATCCACCCTTCGTCAAAGTTGTCACCACTAGTCAACCACGTAGCCTCAGCAGACTTGATCCCTGATGCTTTTGGTGGTAGTTACCTTCTGAATTTTTCAGTGGGAACACCTCCGCAATTTCAGCTTGCAGTTGCTGATACTGGTAGTGGCTTCATATGGATACAATGCCAGCCATGTCAGTGCTACAACCAGAAATTTCCCATCTATGCACCCACAAATTCTTCTACTTATGAGGAACAACCTTGCCACTCGCCAAAATGCTCTGAGTTTGCACATTGCGAGGGAGGTATCTGCACCTACTATGTCGATTACGTTGATAAGAGTTCTTCGTCCGGTGAAGTGGCTACAGAAACTCTCTCTCTCTACTCATCGTCTGGTGAAAAAATCTCCTTTCCCAATATCCTTTTCGGATGTGGACGTAACTCAAGATCAACTTCAAGGGACCCAGGGTTATCCGGCATTGTGGGGCTCGGTTTTTCTTCCTTCTCTTTAGTTTCCCAAATTGCGTCGACTTTTGACCAAAGGTTCTCCTTCTGCTTTGTGCCTTTGGCAAAGTTAGATGTCCCAAGCAAGCTTAGCTTTGGTGACAAGGTTGACGTTTCGGGACCTGGGACGCATGTCACTCCGCTTCTTGTTAAACCCTCCCGACCATCTTATTACTTGACCCTCATAGGCCTTAGTATTGGGAATATTAGATTGGAGCTTCTTAACAATTCCTCTACCACATTTCAAGTAGGGAACATAATCATAGATTCAGGAACCACCTTCACTTTCCTTCCTACGTGGTTATACAACCAGCTTATTTTAGTGGTGAGACAAGCTATCCATGTAGAACCAGTGGTGGACGGGGGCAGCAGCTCAACTGTACTCTGTTACAGAGCTTTGAATTCCACTGACGTTCCTCCAATCACAATGCATCTTCTGGGTGCTGATCTACCTTTATCCGTCGAGAACATAATGCATCCAGATCCTCAAGGATATCAGTGCCTAGCATTTCGTCCAACTGAAAACGAGGCTTTCTTCGGCAGTGTGACCCAAACCAACTTCTTAGTCGCCTATGATTTAGAAAATATGAGTGTCTCGTTCAAGGCCACTGACTGCACCAACATGGCCTGA